In the genome of Mesorhizobium sp. NBSH29, the window ATAGCGTTCGGCAAGCGGTCCCGAAAGCGCCTTGTCCTCGACCATCTGGGCAGCTGCCTTGAGCCCCCGCGCGCAGCAATCCATACCGCCAATATGCGCGATCAGCATATCCTGCGGGTCGAGCGACTGGCGGCGCAGCTTGGCGTCGAAATTGGTGCCGCCGGTGGAGAAGCCGCCCGCCTGCAACACCTGATAATAGGCAAGCGCCATTTCGGGCACATTGTTTGGGAACTGATCGGTATCCCAGCCCGACTGGTAATCATTTCTGTTCATATCAATGGAACCAAAAATGCCCAACGCACTGGCCAGTGCCAGTTCATGCTCGAAGGAGTGTCCAGCAAGGATGGCATGCCCCTGCTCGATATTGACCTTGACCTCGTTCTCCAGCCCGAAGCGCTTGAGGAAACCGTAGACGGTCGCGACATCATAATCATACTGATGCTTGGTGGGTTCTTGCGGCTTGGGTTCGATCAGGATCGCGCCCTCAAAGCCGATGCGGTGCTTGTAGTCGACCACCATCTGCAGGAAGCGCCCGGCCTGCTCCTGCTCGCGACCGATATCGGTGTTGAGCAACGTCTCATAACCTTCCCGGCCACCCCAAAGAACATAGTTCTCGCCGCCAAGGCGCTTGGTGACATCCATGCAGGATTTCACCGTCGCGGCAGCGTAGGCAAAGACATCCGGGTCCGGATTGGTGGCGGCACCCGCCATATAGCGGCGATGGGAAAAGAGATTGGCCGTGCCCCAAAGAAGCTTGATGCCGGTCTCTTCCATCTTGCTGGCGAAATAATCGGCCACTTCATCAAGCCGCGCCGCGCTCTCGGCAAAGTCGCGGCCTTCGGGCCGCACGTCAGCATCGTGGAAGCAATAATAAGGCGTGCCGAGCAACGCGAACATCTCGAACGCGGCATCAGCCTTCTTCCTCGCCAGAGCCATCGTGTCCGTTTCGCCGGCACCGGGGAACCAGGGACGCTCAAAGGTTTGGCCCCCGAACGGATCGCCGCCCGGCCATGCGAAGGAATGCCAGTAGGCAACCGCAAAGCGCAGATGGTCTTCCATCTTTTTGCCGGCAACGACTTCCTCGGGATTGTAAAACCGGTAGGCGAGCGGATTTTTGCTGTCCGCGCCCTCAAATTTGATCGGCTTGATATCGCCGAAGAATCCAGTGCTCACGATGTTGCTCCTTGAATGGCCGGGTAGAGTGCCCGGTAGTGCTGATAGGCGTCTGCAAAGGCGCCGGTGAGGGTTTTGTCGGGCTCGATGGTTTCGGCAGTGGCCGGCGTCGAGCAGACGGCAAACGGATCGGCATTTTCAGCTGCAATCAGCCCAAGCCGTGCGGCGCCAAAGGCGGCGCCGAAATCGCCATCAGCCGGAACGTCCACCGGCAGTTCAAGAGATGTGGCGATGGCCTTCAGCCAATAGCGCGAGCGCGAGCCTCCGCCGATGGCAGTGACGCGCGAGAGCTGCGTGCCAGCCGCCCTGAGGGCCTCGAGATTGTCGCGAAAGGCAAAGGCAACACCTTCCAGGACCGATTGTGTCAGCGCAGTCCTATCGCTCTGATGCGACAGACCGGCAAAAGCACCGCGGACCATCGCGTCATTGTGCGGTGTGCGTTCGCCCGACAGATAAGGCAGGAAGAAAACACCGTTCGGCCCGCGCAGGCTCTTTCCCAATTCTTCGGTCAGGTCTGCCGCGCTGCGCCCGGTGATGCCCGTCAGCCAGTTCAGCGAATCCGTCGCCGAGAGGATCACTCCCATCTGGTGCCAGGCACCAGGCAGCGCGTGGCAAAATGTATGGACTGCGCTTTCCGGGTTGGGCAGATATGAGGCGTTGGCAGCAAACAGCACGCCCGATGTGCCGAGCGACACAAAGGCAGCGCCTTCGCGCACCGTGCCCATGCCGCAGGCCGAGGCCGCATTGTCTCCGGCACCACCGGCGACGACCACCTGCTCGACACCCCAGGCCGCAGCAAGTTCAGCGCGCAGACGGCCCGACACCGCCGTGCCCTCGACCAGCGAGGGCATGTGGCTCTCTGTGAGATGACAGGCGGCGAGCAAATCCTCCGACCAGCGCCGCCCGGCAACATCAAGCCATGCAGTGCCCGATGCATCCGACATTTCGGAGACGGTTTCTCCGGTCAGCCACAGCCGCAAAAAATCCTTCGGCAACAGGATCTTTGCCGTGCGCGCAAAAATCTCGGGCTCATTATGGCGCACCCATTCGACCTTCGGCGCCGTAAAGCCTGGAAAGACTATATTGCCGGTGATCTGGCGGAAGCGCGGATCGCCATCGAGAGCGGCGGCCTCAGCATGGCTGCGTGTGTCGTTCCACAACATGCACGGGCGCAGCACTGCATGGTCGCTGTCCAGCAGCGTCGCGCCATGCATCTGGCCAGACAGGCCAATACCGCGCAGCCGCTTCATCGCATCGCCATGCGATTTTATCAGGCCCGCGACGGCTTCCTCGGTTGCCCGGATCCAGTCGGCGGGGTTTTGCTCCGACCAGCCGGCATGAGGCCGCGAGACCGAAAGCGAACCATCGGTAGAGCCTATGATGCGCTGGTCGGCATCGATAAGCAGCGCTTTAACCCCGGAGGTGCCAAGATCCAGTCCAAGATACATAATGGGTCCTCCCGGCAACCGCACGAACCCCGGTTGCCTTTTCCTTCCGCGCTGTCACAGGCGCATCGCGATGTGCAGCACTCCTCTATCGCAACGTTCACAGCAAAAACTTTGCCAGCGCAAGCGGCTGAGGACCACTGCGTGATATTTATTTCGTGTCTCGTAATAAATGCGCAACTAAGGGGAGGCTTGAAGCGGCAGTGCGCAACCGAACCGGCGGGCAAGTTGTCATCCAGTCTGATTGCCAGCGGAAAGAGCTAGACCGAAAAATCAGCACGCCGCACGAAAAGTGCCGACAGCGGACTTTCAGGCCGCGCCGCCATCCGTGCTGCCGAAAGGCTGCTTGCCAGTGCGTCATTCCCCGAGCGCAAGGCCGCCTCAATCAGCGTCAGCTCAATCACATCGCGCTGTGCGTGGCTGCCGCCGAACCGGTGGGCAATGGCGCGCAACGGCTCAATCAACCGGATAGCCTCGCCATAACGCCCTTCCCCAAAAGCCTGCAAGGCCAACACGAGCGGGTGGCCAATGTCGCGTGTGAAACGCGCATTGTCGTCGCTTCCCTGCATCGCATGTTGCTGCGCTTCCAACAGGTCACGCGCTGGTCCGACCAGCCCCGCCCCGACAAACGCCATCATCGCGTGAACATCGTTGAAGGCGTAGTTGCCGTCCTTGGCCTTCGGCATCCAGTTGGCGGCGAGCGCAGACCATCGGTCGCCAAGATCATGCCCACCCAGATGCAGGCGCCACAGCAAGGCCGACGCATCCACCATGTTGAACACCACGCTATTTGGCTTTCCAAAAATCGGGCCGTCAAACAGGTCTCGTGCGGCTTCAATGTCGCCAAGCTCATAATGGAACAGCGCAAGATGCCACCAGTTATGGGTCTGGAAAAAGCTGTCCTTCGTCCAGTTGTCGGTGTTGGAGCGCATCCACACAATGCCGTCCTGCTGGCGGCTCTGCATCTCCATCACATGCGCAACTGCGTGCTGCGCCCAGCCGTCGCGCGGCTCAAGCGCCACTGCCTGCCGCCCCAGAGCTTCGGCATGAGCGTAGTCGCCCATCTCCTCCAGCCCGAAGGCCTGCATGCCGACTATGGCGTGGTACCCGGCCATCTCGTCGCTCCAGGCTGGCATGGCGCGCGCAATCCGGTCACGCAGCATCGGGGCATCACCGGTGAAGAAATCGATCTGGTGCCCGGCCTGCAGGGCAAGCGCGTCACGTGGTTCGTCAGTGGTCAGCTCGGCCAGAATCCGGCTCGCTTCATGCCAGCCACCAGTTGCAAGCTGGCCCAGCGCCGCGACATGGCTGCGCTCGCGGCTGGTTCCGCCAAGTGCGGCCGCGGCTCGATGGGCGCTTTGCGCTATCGCCATCGCATCGCGCTCTGTGGAGAGCCCGTAAAGATAGCCCTTCAACACATGCGCCATGACAAAGCCGGGGTCCGCGGCGATGGCCTGATCGACAGACGCGACCGGGTCTCCCACAAAGC includes:
- the xylA gene encoding xylose isomerase, with translation MSTGFFGDIKPIKFEGADSKNPLAYRFYNPEEVVAGKKMEDHLRFAVAYWHSFAWPGGDPFGGQTFERPWFPGAGETDTMALARKKADAAFEMFALLGTPYYCFHDADVRPEGRDFAESAARLDEVADYFASKMEETGIKLLWGTANLFSHRRYMAGAATNPDPDVFAYAAATVKSCMDVTKRLGGENYVLWGGREGYETLLNTDIGREQEQAGRFLQMVVDYKHRIGFEGAILIEPKPQEPTKHQYDYDVATVYGFLKRFGLENEVKVNIEQGHAILAGHSFEHELALASALGIFGSIDMNRNDYQSGWDTDQFPNNVPEMALAYYQVLQAGGFSTGGTNFDAKLRRQSLDPQDMLIAHIGGMDCCARGLKAAAQMVEDKALSGPLAERYADWEKPEARAMLSKGAKLEDIAARVISEKIDPKPKSGRQEFLENVVNRYV
- the xylB gene encoding xylulokinase yields the protein MYLGLDLGTSGVKALLIDADQRIIGSTDGSLSVSRPHAGWSEQNPADWIRATEEAVAGLIKSHGDAMKRLRGIGLSGQMHGATLLDSDHAVLRPCMLWNDTRSHAEAAALDGDPRFRQITGNIVFPGFTAPKVEWVRHNEPEIFARTAKILLPKDFLRLWLTGETVSEMSDASGTAWLDVAGRRWSEDLLAACHLTESHMPSLVEGTAVSGRLRAELAAAWGVEQVVVAGGAGDNAASACGMGTVREGAAFVSLGTSGVLFAANASYLPNPESAVHTFCHALPGAWHQMGVILSATDSLNWLTGITGRSAADLTEELGKSLRGPNGVFFLPYLSGERTPHNDAMVRGAFAGLSHQSDRTALTQSVLEGVAFAFRDNLEALRAAGTQLSRVTAIGGGSRSRYWLKAIATSLELPVDVPADGDFGAAFGAARLGLIAAENADPFAVCSTPATAETIEPDKTLTGAFADAYQHYRALYPAIQGATS
- a CDS encoding tetratricopeptide repeat protein, translated to MYHRDAVGLSLTGASQTGVVAYQRAQRELQCFVGDPVASVDQAIAADPGFVMAHVLKGYLYGLSTERDAMAIAQSAHRAAAALGGTSRERSHVAALGQLATGGWHEASRILAELTTDEPRDALALQAGHQIDFFTGDAPMLRDRIARAMPAWSDEMAGYHAIVGMQAFGLEEMGDYAHAEALGRQAVALEPRDGWAQHAVAHVMEMQSRQQDGIVWMRSNTDNWTKDSFFQTHNWWHLALFHYELGDIEAARDLFDGPIFGKPNSVVFNMVDASALLWRLHLGGHDLGDRWSALAANWMPKAKDGNYAFNDVHAMMAFVGAGLVGPARDLLEAQQHAMQGSDDNARFTRDIGHPLVLALQAFGEGRYGEAIRLIEPLRAIAHRFGGSHAQRDVIELTLIEAALRSGNDALASSLSAARMAARPESPLSALFVRRADFSV